In Chitinophaga nivalis, a single genomic region encodes these proteins:
- a CDS encoding RHS repeat domain-containing protein, whose product MYRILKNIIIPVLLLVSALATAQTGITLKNRLEGSSNQLVANASITVLDSVYIGANQNKLVLPYPVKNIVTFRVNEYAKAFLPNAFNATINVLIKYKYRDAGGTVKESTIPRTLKVDSDTAKAYQARSSFVFSNCQEVTVTVQNITVSVPGAIAALVLENEMSIQPTYKLDAVADAVRNVKDAIPVNTDGTDERAITWNAVTGADEYDLEWAYVDSSVISSYQNNASLIFTNNASRVTVKGTQYRIPLLYDNGGVLYYRVRAVLARGKKARWNTIWSNEVAGVTLNGYAFPGHQRKLNWQSSVSFAEDGKRKAVVQYFDGSLRNRQTVTKDNVTDTTVIAETYYDYQGRPAVQVMPAPSLSNIIRYTRNFNTGLNNVEYDKDNYDRLTNINTSLSVHANPLDSASGASMYYSSRNPKSNDEIHRFVPAASGYPLTETEYTQDNTGRISRQSGVGPDHQLGSGHETKYSYGDVSQSELDIIFGTEAGDQSHYFRNTVTDANGQVSVSYVDMHGRTVATALAGSPDNAGLADLSDRKLDTVESEISGAGKKNTWDELVAVSRKTEQVDTRNTYDFRYLFTPPVLRRKPCVGDTATVCYAGMYELVITITDNVNNQLLPNGVPYVKTIKNYTPGSIVPNCNPTPIQVNFSLELKKGTYEITKTLRVSREGMEYYRDNIYRKRNACKTLEQFIQQQRDAYSGIGCATDCQACLTSIGTYPVYRDNYLQRAGLTAATDSVTYKEEITRAYAKAVENCDVLCNKATLADDLRNAMLADVTAPSGQYADLADDSTGQSFLYRSKGEEPVYTRGDIFYVDELGRPDSAYDATRNAYVVPQLLSAAQFSENFKPSWAEALLQFHPEYCKWKEYEKYRSSFEWDKRFAAIDTYSEALAAGYLNPTLMAGYTGKYGGVPANVDPFTTAAGNNFKGLVESVMNTYKDGLSIWTLAFSSTLCLAQDVNCMQSFSKPLDINTSAYCTGDLNMVWRNFRELYLSLKRNYIQTRIEYVPCKVALKELMAANKQSHFLHPEKAFELYRNEHDYKNTSVDSARKFAQDALVNEYKKNCKSYVQAWINQLKTCDAYKNDLNNITDTLKMICLEGADQDHTFGASSVKPSSTFKYKSFDEFLSSYNRNKGIATSAMCNNSLITLPAPYNRQPAYADKETFTKPSDCECEKISNLKREYTANKSSALETFSAYLLRARKIKVTQEVLDLLQGACNPYGSCTYLEKAVPIPAALQCYTDNCVTCKVADSLYNQYKALYPTLLPKYPAPDTTQQQINRLFTNYMNSRLGINKDGNEYLQFLSGCNASSMASTGPECQTKQSATAYDVNSGTGGRSTFYGMDINDILRTPDGGFLMAGSCRNINSTRRDKGYILKTDSVGNAQWGRSYDAGDGEEYFNKIKATYDGGYILAGRSSSKLELNISSPWAGLIVKIRADGTVHWSRVVSAGSTNGEDIRDVVALNGGGFAYAGSHNLQSGVDVDWLMGVLEDNGVPRWAKKFGTSSNAEMGYNLIQKPDQNLLLAGLLYYKGLFSPALVSVDVATGSTISKTHYYREQKNGNVLHNDIVGVYRILGGYRLVMMQSDNIDGAHREAVVLDLNDAGYVLSGIGLPHEAGANLSSLVVTPTLDRGLLMAPHYTGSLINNQIYRLNSNKRLVVGTGKQGAPFPGDRITGLAINPDGTIVTSCIMGMPAFARYTAAAKSTCNNVALSLDNIGAEYIRNTNTGTEVNNMLSSIVMPAFLVVDSSLPKNIVRGCGITTCNPPVNSGPLLCSTPVIFEDAGTSEVSPCNDKEVFAVNTGTAYYNNYKDSLDNSFEKDYLDACIKAVDQERFTMKRLVGEYQYTLYYYDQAGNLVKTIPPKGVVIDRSPVWLDAVKAARAANTAKLPQHTLATQYRYNSLNQVVIQTSPDGGTTRFWYDRLGRLSASQNEQQAPSAYSYTLYDDLGRITEVGEIRTTEMMNDDISRSAVKLQQWIVNAGKARTQITRTVYDSPYTPCAILMYGNNVRNRVAYSVVYDNITAADTAGYISGTFYSYDIHGNVDTLLQDFKVGAMDKWVNRFKRITYDYDLISGKVNQVNYQPGNKDAVYHRYSYDAENRITNVETSYDSIYWEKDAFYQYYKHGPLARAVIGQQQVQGIDYAYTLQGWLKGVNSSTATSNFDMGSDGKSGATVATDAYGFTLHYSGDKEYRPVNAAMKPFAAIGTATAFKPLYNGNIAAMSNQLPAIGEPLLYMYSYDVLNRLVGMDAHRNFNTTTNTWTPTGINDFRERIAYDGNGNILKYLRHGNNTFAGKPLVMDSLTYNYEARNNRLNYIQDAVNNGDYGADIDRQSANNYVYDKIGNIIRDRASGIDSIAWTVYGKIRQIRKSNGTVIDYTYDVAGNRISKSVNGVKTWYVRDATGNVMGVYAVDDKTVQKDGWATLVESHLYGSSRLGMSTRQVVADTFPVPIVDTVGIKGGYNLAFIRGNKTFELSNHLGNVLATVSDRKRPVSTNGTTIDHYDPVITSTQEYYPFGSLMPGRGGYLGQGGWSSGGETVNGYPVPTSLTVNSRSNNQPPEYVASEYIEFIPGFDSNNEAFDAYIADGNYTGGAGSGSAVNGTSGYRYGFNGKENDAEVKGDGNQQDYGMRIYDPRVGRFLSVDPITKQYPELTPYQFASNSPVLGVDFDGLEFLNYNDQPRFLKIKGGQVNLSTFSATGAAAVVVGKAATELGGKMAVNSAGKLVVIQSSRSLLGGVLLTVALTLLPQKMGNPEGSPAWIEARKIKISSSFKSYVDDVGETYTAIRTDEALRRISSRSILQTEVWAADKKDQEVILYRGVHAKHDDLPNAKRGMAVPWGLKGGHNDPIRHNEDQNFSIFTSWTISEKEAIKWANERGSGGVLLKKSFKISRVVPSPDRFDEKEVLVPGIVTGAAVLPPKLPAK is encoded by the coding sequence ATGTATCGTATTCTTAAAAATATAATTATTCCTGTACTGCTGTTGGTTTCCGCACTGGCTACTGCACAGACGGGGATTACCCTGAAAAACAGACTGGAAGGCAGTAGTAATCAGTTGGTAGCTAATGCCAGTATTACTGTACTGGACAGTGTTTATATCGGGGCTAATCAAAATAAACTGGTATTACCTTATCCGGTAAAAAACATCGTTACCTTCCGGGTGAATGAGTATGCAAAGGCTTTTCTACCCAATGCATTTAATGCGACCATCAATGTATTGATCAAATATAAATACCGGGATGCTGGTGGGACGGTAAAAGAAAGTACCATCCCCCGAACTTTGAAGGTCGACAGTGATACTGCCAAAGCTTACCAGGCAAGGTCCTCTTTCGTGTTCAGTAATTGTCAGGAGGTAACCGTGACGGTACAAAATATCACGGTATCTGTTCCCGGTGCTATCGCGGCATTGGTGTTGGAGAATGAAATGAGTATACAGCCAACCTATAAGCTGGATGCAGTGGCAGATGCTGTGCGGAATGTAAAAGATGCCATACCGGTTAATACAGACGGAACAGACGAAAGAGCAATAACCTGGAATGCGGTTACCGGTGCTGATGAATATGACCTGGAATGGGCGTATGTGGATTCTTCTGTGATCAGCAGTTATCAGAATAATGCTTCCCTGATATTTACCAATAATGCCAGCCGTGTAACCGTAAAGGGTACCCAATATCGTATTCCACTATTATACGATAACGGAGGCGTTTTATATTACCGGGTACGTGCAGTGTTGGCGCGGGGAAAAAAGGCGCGTTGGAATACCATCTGGAGTAATGAAGTGGCAGGCGTAACCTTGAATGGGTATGCGTTTCCCGGACACCAGCGTAAGCTGAACTGGCAGTCTTCCGTCAGTTTTGCAGAAGACGGCAAGCGGAAAGCCGTGGTCCAATACTTCGATGGTAGTTTGCGTAACCGGCAGACTGTGACGAAAGATAATGTAACCGATACCACCGTCATTGCAGAAACCTACTACGATTACCAGGGGCGGCCCGCGGTACAGGTAATGCCGGCTCCTTCTCTCAGTAATATTATCCGGTATACCCGTAATTTCAATACCGGTCTCAATAATGTGGAGTATGACAAAGACAATTATGACCGGCTGACGAATATAAACACTTCTTTATCCGTACATGCAAATCCGTTAGACAGTGCCAGTGGGGCCAGTATGTATTATTCTTCCCGGAACCCGAAGAGTAATGACGAGATACATCGTTTTGTTCCTGCTGCTTCGGGATATCCGCTGACAGAAACAGAATATACCCAGGACAATACCGGCCGGATCAGCCGGCAGAGCGGGGTGGGCCCAGATCATCAGCTGGGTAGCGGACATGAAACAAAATATTCCTATGGAGATGTATCGCAAAGTGAGCTGGATATCATCTTTGGTACCGAAGCGGGTGATCAGTCACATTACTTCCGTAATACTGTAACAGATGCCAACGGACAGGTGAGTGTGAGTTATGTAGATATGCACGGAAGAACGGTGGCTACAGCATTGGCGGGTTCTCCGGACAATGCAGGTCTGGCAGACTTGTCGGATCGTAAGCTGGATACGGTAGAGAGTGAAATCAGTGGTGCAGGTAAAAAAAATACATGGGATGAACTAGTGGCAGTATCCCGGAAAACAGAGCAGGTGGATACCCGCAATACGTACGATTTCCGTTATCTCTTCACCCCTCCCGTATTACGCCGGAAGCCCTGCGTAGGAGATACTGCTACGGTATGTTATGCGGGTATGTATGAACTGGTGATTACCATCACGGATAATGTGAATAATCAGTTGTTACCGAATGGTGTACCTTATGTGAAGACCATCAAAAATTATACGCCAGGCAGTATTGTTCCCAATTGTAATCCTACGCCTATCCAGGTAAATTTTTCACTGGAGCTAAAAAAGGGTACCTATGAAATTACCAAAACCCTGCGTGTCAGCCGGGAAGGAATGGAGTATTACCGGGATAATATCTACCGTAAAAGAAATGCCTGTAAAACCCTGGAGCAATTTATTCAGCAGCAGCGGGATGCCTATTCGGGTATTGGTTGTGCAACTGACTGTCAGGCCTGCCTGACCAGTATTGGTACCTATCCGGTATACCGGGATAATTATCTGCAGCGGGCGGGATTAACAGCAGCTACGGATTCCGTTACCTATAAGGAAGAAATAACACGGGCATATGCGAAAGCAGTAGAAAACTGTGATGTACTTTGTAATAAAGCTACACTGGCAGATGATCTGAGAAATGCCATGCTGGCGGATGTTACAGCGCCATCGGGCCAGTATGCTGACCTGGCGGATGATAGTACGGGTCAATCTTTCCTTTATCGTTCAAAGGGAGAGGAGCCGGTTTACACGAGGGGAGATATATTTTATGTAGATGAATTGGGAAGACCGGATTCTGCGTATGATGCCACCAGGAATGCTTATGTGGTACCTCAGCTATTGTCGGCGGCACAGTTTAGCGAAAACTTCAAACCCTCCTGGGCAGAAGCATTGCTGCAGTTTCACCCGGAGTATTGCAAGTGGAAAGAGTATGAGAAATATAGATCCAGTTTTGAGTGGGATAAACGATTTGCAGCTATCGATACGTACTCCGAAGCTTTGGCTGCCGGCTATCTGAATCCTACCCTGATGGCGGGATATACCGGCAAATACGGTGGGGTACCTGCTAATGTGGACCCTTTTACCACTGCAGCCGGCAATAATTTTAAAGGGCTGGTGGAAAGTGTCATGAACACTTACAAAGATGGGTTGAGCATCTGGACACTGGCATTCAGCAGTACCTTATGTCTGGCGCAGGATGTTAATTGCATGCAGAGTTTCAGTAAGCCGCTGGATATCAATACAAGTGCCTACTGTACGGGAGATCTGAATATGGTTTGGCGGAACTTCCGGGAGTTATACCTCAGTCTGAAGCGAAATTATATTCAAACAAGGATTGAATATGTTCCTTGTAAGGTAGCGCTGAAGGAACTGATGGCTGCAAACAAACAATCTCACTTTCTTCATCCGGAGAAAGCCTTCGAGCTGTATAGAAATGAGCATGATTATAAGAATACGTCCGTTGATAGTGCAAGGAAATTTGCGCAGGATGCATTAGTGAATGAATATAAAAAGAATTGCAAGAGTTATGTACAGGCCTGGATTAATCAATTAAAGACCTGTGACGCTTATAAAAATGATTTAAATAATATTACGGATACGCTGAAAATGATCTGCCTGGAAGGTGCAGATCAGGATCATACTTTCGGCGCCAGTTCTGTAAAGCCTTCCAGCACCTTTAAATACAAAAGCTTTGATGAATTCCTGAGTAGTTATAACCGGAATAAAGGCATTGCGACATCGGCAATGTGTAATAACAGTTTAATTACCTTACCGGCGCCTTACAACCGGCAACCGGCCTATGCGGATAAAGAAACCTTTACCAAACCATCTGATTGCGAATGCGAAAAAATCAGTAACCTGAAAAGGGAGTATACGGCAAACAAAAGCTCCGCGTTGGAAACATTCTCGGCCTACCTGTTGCGGGCAAGAAAGATCAAGGTTACCCAGGAGGTGCTGGATCTGTTGCAGGGTGCCTGTAATCCATATGGTAGCTGTACCTATCTGGAAAAGGCCGTGCCTATTCCGGCGGCATTACAGTGTTACACAGATAACTGTGTTACCTGCAAGGTGGCCGACAGTCTTTATAATCAATATAAAGCCCTGTATCCAACGTTGTTGCCAAAGTATCCGGCGCCAGATACCACGCAGCAACAAATCAACCGACTGTTTACGAATTACATGAACAGCCGGTTAGGTATTAATAAGGATGGTAATGAATACCTGCAGTTTTTGTCGGGATGTAATGCGAGCAGTATGGCCAGTACCGGCCCTGAATGCCAGACAAAACAGTCTGCCACTGCCTATGATGTGAACAGCGGTACAGGAGGACGGTCAACCTTTTATGGCATGGATATCAACGATATCCTGCGTACGCCGGATGGTGGTTTTCTGATGGCAGGTTCTTGCCGTAATATAAACTCGACAAGGAGAGACAAGGGCTATATCTTAAAAACAGATAGTGTTGGTAATGCACAGTGGGGACGCTCCTATGATGCCGGAGATGGAGAAGAATACTTCAATAAAATAAAAGCGACCTATGATGGTGGTTACATTCTGGCAGGACGCAGCTCTTCGAAGCTGGAACTAAATATCAGTAGCCCCTGGGCAGGACTGATTGTAAAGATCCGGGCGGATGGTACTGTTCATTGGAGTCGGGTAGTGAGTGCCGGAAGTACAAATGGGGAAGATATACGTGATGTTGTCGCTTTGAATGGCGGCGGTTTTGCCTATGCCGGTAGCCATAATTTGCAAAGTGGTGTCGATGTGGATTGGCTGATGGGGGTATTGGAGGATAATGGCGTGCCACGATGGGCCAAAAAGTTTGGTACCAGTTCTAACGCTGAAATGGGATATAACCTGATACAGAAACCTGACCAAAATCTGCTGCTGGCGGGTTTACTATATTATAAAGGCCTGTTCAGCCCTGCTTTGGTGAGCGTGGATGTCGCTACAGGTAGTACCATCAGTAAAACACATTATTACAGGGAACAAAAAAATGGCAACGTCCTGCATAATGATATTGTGGGTGTTTATAGAATATTGGGAGGATATCGTCTGGTGATGATGCAGTCAGATAATATCGACGGTGCTCACAGAGAGGCGGTTGTATTGGATTTAAATGATGCGGGTTATGTGTTGTCCGGTATTGGTTTGCCACATGAGGCAGGTGCGAATTTAAGTAGCCTGGTGGTTACACCAACTTTGGATCGTGGTTTGTTAATGGCCCCACATTATACCGGTTCTCTTATTAACAATCAGATTTATCGTTTGAATAGCAATAAAAGACTGGTTGTCGGCACCGGTAAACAGGGGGCCCCCTTCCCAGGAGACCGGATCACCGGCCTAGCGATCAACCCGGATGGTACCATTGTTACTTCCTGTATCATGGGAATGCCGGCATTTGCGCGCTACACGGCAGCCGCAAAATCTACCTGTAACAATGTTGCCTTAAGTCTGGATAATATTGGGGCGGAGTATATCCGTAATACCAATACAGGGACTGAGGTGAACAACATGTTAAGTAGTATTGTCATGCCTGCGTTTCTGGTAGTAGATAGCAGCTTACCCAAAAATATCGTGCGGGGTTGTGGTATCACGACCTGTAATCCACCTGTTAATAGTGGTCCGTTATTATGCAGTACACCGGTTATATTCGAAGATGCCGGCACGAGCGAGGTTAGTCCATGTAATGACAAAGAGGTATTTGCCGTTAATACAGGTACTGCCTACTATAATAACTACAAAGATTCATTAGATAACAGCTTCGAAAAAGATTACCTGGACGCCTGCATCAAAGCGGTAGACCAGGAACGTTTCACGATGAAGCGGCTGGTAGGAGAATACCAGTATACCCTCTACTATTACGATCAGGCAGGTAACCTGGTGAAAACCATTCCACCGAAAGGAGTTGTCATAGATCGTAGTCCGGTATGGCTGGATGCGGTGAAAGCTGCCCGTGCAGCCAATACCGCTAAACTGCCACAACATACGCTGGCTACCCAGTACCGGTATAACTCCCTCAACCAGGTAGTGATACAAACATCACCGGATGGAGGTACTACCCGTTTCTGGTATGATCGCCTGGGACGCCTGTCCGCTTCCCAGAATGAACAGCAGGCTCCATCTGCCTATAGCTATACGCTATACGATGACCTGGGCCGTATCACTGAAGTCGGAGAAATCCGCACGACGGAAATGATGAACGACGACATCAGCCGCAGCGCCGTAAAACTGCAGCAGTGGATTGTGAATGCCGGCAAAGCCCGTACGCAGATTACCCGTACCGTTTACGACTCGCCATATACACCTTGCGCCATACTGATGTATGGCAACAACGTTCGCAACAGGGTCGCCTATAGTGTTGTATATGATAACATCACAGCTGCTGATACTGCCGGTTATATCAGCGGTACCTTCTATAGCTATGATATCCACGGGAACGTAGATACATTGTTGCAGGACTTTAAAGTGGGTGCCATGGACAAATGGGTGAACCGCTTTAAACGTATCACCTATGATTATGACCTCATCAGCGGAAAAGTAAACCAGGTCAATTATCAACCCGGTAACAAAGATGCCGTCTACCACCGCTACAGCTATGATGCAGAAAACCGTATCACCAACGTAGAAACAAGCTATGACAGCATTTACTGGGAAAAAGATGCCTTCTACCAATACTATAAACATGGTCCATTAGCCAGAGCTGTTATCGGGCAGCAACAGGTACAGGGTATCGATTATGCCTATACGTTGCAAGGCTGGCTGAAAGGTGTCAACAGTAGCACAGCCACCAGCAATTTCGATATGGGCAGTGACGGGAAATCCGGTGCTACAGTTGCCACCGACGCCTATGGTTTTACCTTGCATTACTCCGGCGACAAGGAATACCGGCCGGTAAATGCAGCGATGAAGCCATTTGCGGCGATTGGTACTGCTACTGCTTTCAAACCGTTGTATAACGGCAACATTGCAGCTATGAGCAACCAACTGCCAGCTATCGGAGAGCCACTCCTCTATATGTACAGTTATGATGTACTGAACCGGCTGGTAGGCATGGATGCCCACCGTAATTTCAACACCACCACCAATACCTGGACACCTACCGGTATCAATGATTTCCGGGAACGTATCGCTTATGATGGCAACGGGAACATTTTAAAATACCTGCGCCACGGTAACAACACCTTCGCCGGCAAACCGCTGGTGATGGACAGCTTAACTTACAACTACGAAGCCAGAAACAACCGGTTGAACTACATCCAGGATGCCGTTAATAACGGTGACTATGGCGCGGATATTGACCGGCAGTCTGCCAATAACTACGTGTATGATAAAATCGGTAACATCATCCGCGATAGGGCTTCCGGCATCGACTCCATCGCCTGGACGGTATATGGTAAGATCAGACAAATCCGTAAAAGCAACGGTACCGTCATCGACTATACGTACGATGTAGCCGGTAATCGTATCAGCAAGTCCGTTAACGGCGTCAAAACCTGGTATGTCAGAGATGCTACCGGCAACGTTATGGGCGTATATGCGGTAGATGATAAAACTGTTCAAAAAGATGGCTGGGCTACCCTGGTAGAATCCCACCTGTATGGTAGCAGCCGGCTCGGTATGAGTACCCGCCAGGTAGTGGCGGATACCTTTCCTGTTCCTATTGTAGATACTGTCGGTATTAAGGGCGGCTATAACCTTGCCTTCATCAGAGGTAATAAAACCTTTGAACTCAGTAATCACCTGGGTAACGTATTAGCTACCGTATCCGATCGCAAACGTCCTGTTTCTACAAACGGCACCACCATCGACCACTACGATCCGGTTATCACCAGTACCCAGGAATACTATCCTTTTGGCTCGCTGATGCCAGGCCGCGGTGGCTACCTGGGACAAGGCGGCTGGTCTTCCGGTGGCGAAACCGTGAACGGTTATCCGGTACCGACCTCCTTAACGGTCAATAGCCGCAGCAATAACCAACCACCAGAATATGTTGCTTCTGAATACATTGAATTTATACCAGGTTTTGATAGTAATAATGAGGCATTTGATGCTTATATTGCAGATGGGAATTATACTGGCGGAGCAGGGAGTGGGAGTGCGGTTAATGGAACTTCTGGTTATAGGTATGGGTTTAATGGGAAGGAGAATGATGCGGAGGTGAAGGGTGATGGAAATCAGCAGGATTATGGGATGAGGATATATGATCCGAGAGTGGGGAGGTTTTTGAGTGTGGATCCGATTACTAAGCAGTATCCTGAATTAACGCCGTATCAGTTTGCAAGTAATAGCCCTGTTCTTGGAGTCGATTTCGATGGTTTGGAATTTCTTAATTATAATGATCAACCAAGATTTCTTAAGATAAAAGGTGGGCAAGTGAATTTATCAACTTTTTCAGCGACGGGGGCTGCGGCTGTAGTTGTTGGAAAAGCAGCTACGGAACTAGGAGGGAAAATGGCAGTGAATTCTGCAGGTAAACTTGTGGTGATACAAAGTAGTAGATCTCTTTTAGGAGGAGTGCTTTTAACTGTAGCATTGACTTTGTTGCCGCAAAAAATGGGTAATCCTGAAGGTAGCCCAGCATGGATAGAGGCAAGGAAAATAAAAATTTCAAGCTCATTTAAGAGTTATGTAGATGATGTCGGAGAGACCTATACTGCTATTCGGACAGATGAGGCATTGAGGCGCATATCAAGTAGAA